A single genomic interval of Tursiops truncatus isolate mTurTru1 chromosome 1, mTurTru1.mat.Y, whole genome shotgun sequence harbors:
- the LOC141276315 gene encoding uncharacterized protein, translated as MKAGTGLATSQQGAWQGGGRQHQPSGISLKEGRLFSPFNPLAGWLSSSCWGLRHRPLSPQLQNSLGGSSGLCTFPGFRLPPPSAPPPLLSPVPAQPPAAGECLTLLDLISNPLTFSSARQAWVQGNVTTPLPPAPRRPLQPQQPTRPLPDCTGGRQGPAADPGLLAPPTQTPSAGTAPPAPSLAFFTWLCKREGARRCRQCCPVRPPARGPWYGPRPRGGQRGEGPALEGAAGSAGRACGSRHCAPSLPTLLTPALRAGKAEPRGSVHTQTCFLGRPARPPKLAGPGSVVQKPVPNSDSSTTDGERLCDGDEQSTQPEPRVETLRGRRELHFYAFNRLILKAAPSRWAFLHG; from the coding sequence ATGAAGGCTGGGACAGGGCTGGCCACCAGCCAGCAAGGAGCctggcagggaggtgggagaCAGCACCAACCTTCTGGGATCAGCCTGAAGGAAGGCAGACTGTTCAGCCCCTTTAATCCCCTTGCTGGCTGGCTTAGCAGCTCCTGCTGGGGCCTGAGGCACAGGCCCCTGAGCCCCCAGCTCCAGAACAGCCTGGGGGGGAGCAGTGGCCTCTGCACATTCCCGGGGTTCAGGCTGCCCCCTCCGAgcgccccacctcccctcctctctcccgtCCCAGCTCAGCCCCCTGCAGCAGGGGAATGTTTAACTCTCCTCGACCTCATTAGCAATCCCCTCACGTTCAGTTCGGCTCGCCAGGCGTGGGTACAGGGGAATGTCACAACCCCGCTCCCGCCAGCCCCCCGGCGCCCCCTCCAACCCCAGCAGCCCACGCGCCCTTTGCCGGACTGCACTGGGGGAAGGCAGGGTCCCGCCGCAGACCCTGGCCTCCTTGCACCCCCGACCCAGACCCCCTCCGCAGGGACAGCCCCGCCCGCTCCCTCCCTCGCATTCTTCACGTGGCTATGCAAACGAGAGGGTGCCCGGCGCTGCAGACAATGCTGCCCTGTGCGCCCGCCCGCGCGTGGGCCCTGGTATGGCCCGCGGCCCCGCGGCGGCCAGCGGGGGGAGGGGCCTGCCCTCGAGGGGGCGGCGGGCTCTGCTGGGCGGGCCTGCGGTTCCCGACACTGcgccccttcccttcccaccctcctcaCCCCGGCCCTCCGTGCTGGGAAGGCCGAGCCACGTGGATCTGTGCACACGCAGACCTGCTTCCTGGGGCGGCCTGCGCGTCCCCCAAAGCTAGCGGGGCCTGGATCCGTGGTACAGAAGCCAGTCCCGAATTCCGATTCCTCTACCACGGACGGTGAGAGACTGTGCGATGGGGATGAGCAGAGCACACAGCCGGAGCCCAGAGTGGAGACTCTCCGGGGCCGCAGGGAGCTCCATTTCTACGCGTTTAACCGTCTAATCCTCAAGGCAGCCCCCTCACGATGGGCGTTCCTCCACGGATAA
- the CLDN19 gene encoding claudin-19: MANSGLQLLGYFLALGGWVGIIASTALPQWKQSSYAGDAIITAVGLYEGLWMSCASQSTGQVQCKLYDSLLALEGHIQSARALMVVAVLLGFVAMVLSVIGMKCTRVGDSNPIAKGRVAIAGGALFLLAGLCTLTAVSWYATLVTQEFFNPSTPVNARYEFGPALFLGWAAAGLAMLGGSFLCCTCQEPERSNSSPQPYRPGPSAAAREPVVKLSASTKGPLGV; this comes from the exons ATGGCCAACTCAGGTCTTCAGCTCCTGGGCTACTTCCTGGCCCTGGGTGGCTGGGTGGGCATCATTGCCAGCACAGCGCTCCCGCAGTGGAAGCAGTCCTCCTACGCAGGCGATGCCATCATCACCGCCGTGGGCCTCTACGAAGGGCTCTGGATGTCCTGCGCCTCCCAGAGCACCGGTCAGGTGCAGTGCAAGCTCTATGACTCGCTGCTTGCCCTGGAAG GTCACATCCAGTCAGCGCGAGCCCTGATGGTGGTGGCCGTGCTCCTGGGCTTCGTGGCCATGGTCCTCAGTGTCATCGGTATGAAGTGCACCCGGGTCGGAGACAGCAACCCTATCGCCAAGGGCCGAGTGGCCATCGCTGGGGGTGCCCTATTCCTCCTGGCGG GCCTCTGCACTTTGACGGCCGTCTCGTGGTATGCCACACTGGTGACCCAGGAGTTCTTCAACCCCAGCACACCCGTCAACGCCAG GTACGAGTTTGGTCCAGCCCTGTTTCTGGGCTGGGCCGCCGCCGGCCTGGCCATGCTGGGCggctccttcctctgctgcacGTGCCAGGAGCCCGAGAGATCCAACAGCAGCCCGCAGCCCTACCGGCCCGGCCCCTCGGCGGCTGCCCGAGA ACCAGTTGTTAAATTGTCTGCCTCCACCAAGGGCCCCCTGGGTGTGTAA